Genomic segment of Apium graveolens cultivar Ventura chromosome 7, ASM990537v1, whole genome shotgun sequence:
TAAAtacacaatttgctaatatgccatttccACAAAATCCTTATCATGCTGCATTCAATATGCCATAAATGTCTTTTAGTATGCCttaatggaataacatgtttgaaCATTCTATGCCATATCATGTTGGTCAAAGTGTGCATAATAATTCTATGATTGATCATAGAATTCTTAGTCAATCCCCTAGGACTAAGGTTGATTCTCAGTCACCTAAGTCTGATGGTGGAAAGcttaagaaacctaagaaaaaggctaacaaggcaggacccaaggaaacttgggtaccaaaattaacttgatttgattttgttgtgtgcaggaaaatagaaagaatctttggtatatggatagtggttgctcaaggcacatgactggaacatctaccctactcactgagttcaaggagagagttggcccaagtattacttttggagatgaacgcaaagggtatactgtgggatatgacttgatttttaaagacaatgtcatcattgaagaagttgtcttagttgatggactcaagcacaatctaCCGAGTGTTAGTCAGCTATCTGATAAAgtcaactcagtaacattcaattcagaagcctgtgttattaCAAACAAAAAGAACAGCAATGTGGTTCTTattggagtgagaaaaggaaatgtgtatctagctgatttcaactcatcaaattcagaatctgtcacttgtcttttCTGCAAAGCaggtcaagatgaaagttggctatggcacaagaagctgtctcatttgaaattcaagactatgaatgagttagtcaggaaagacctagtcagaggcattcctcaagttgagttctcaaaagaTGGACCATGTGATGCCTGTCAGGAAGGAAaacagatcaaggcatcattcaaaaagaagcttgaatctacaattgatgaaccactgtaACTATAGCACATGGACTTAtttagaccagtcaatgtgttgtcaatctcaaagaaaaaatattgcctagtgattgtggatgatttcttaaagttcacttggacatatttcctaaaatctaaagatgaagccagtgaaatcattatcaatcatataaggcaagtcaacaatcatcctgatctcaaagtaagaataatcaggagtgacaatggaactgagttcaagaattcaccaatgagattgttttgtgaagaaaatgggatcatgcttgagttttcagcagcaaggactccacaacaaaatagagtgatggaaagaaagaatagatctcttattgaagctgcaaggacaatgctagaagaatcaaagttaccaacttacttttgggcagaagccgtaaatactgcatgctacactcaaaatatctccttggtcaatcaagcaaaatgcatgactccttattacttattcaagaataggaagccaatactaaactttcttcatgactttggatgcaaatgctttattctaaggaatcaaattgagcagcatggaaagtttgatgccaaagcagatgaaggtattttAGTTGGGTATgtagttggaaaagcatacagagtctacaatctcagaaccaacattgttatagaatttgtacatgttgtgtttgatgatatcaagattgaaggactgcaagatgaaggtttacataaaagcctcaaatttgacaatgttgagatgaattGTGATGATAGTAATGATGAGAAATATTTTTTAAGGAAAATGTAGAAAAAtcagcaacaaatgaagcacGAAATTCTACATCCGTCAAAAGACAAagtgcagcatccgttgaaagaaatggtgcatcatccgttgacagACAGACTGCATCATTCGTCGAAAAGCAAAATTCAACATCCATTGAgtcatcaataggagttgaaagtcacTTCATATCACACAGAGAAACAACCCCaacttcaaatcaaagatccataaactcagggggagtttcttcaaatcaaaactcattcactcatcaagacaacaattaggcctcttcatctagagctaatctacctcaacaaaagatatggactagagatcacccatttcACCTAACTATGGTGATACAtcctcaagagtgcaaacaaggaaagccacttaagaagaatgtctatataacaattttctgtctcaggaagagccaaagaaggtagaagaaactttgttggatcctgattgggttttagccaTGCAAgtggagctaaaccaatttgaaaggaataaagtatggaagctagtaccaAAACCttaaggaaagaatcctattgacaccaaatgggtattcagaaaaaagatggatgaaaatggcatagtagtcaggaacaaggctagattggttgctaagggctattgtcaacaagaagaaatatattttgatgagactttttctcctgttgcaagacttgaagccatcagaatctttctagcctatgcagcccatgccaatttcaatgtctattaaatggatgtcaaaagtgcacttctgaatggagatttggaggaggttGTCTATGTAAGTCAGTCTCCTtgttttgaagaccccaacttttcagattatgtctactatcttttgaaagcactttatggattgaagtaaGAACGGTctgatactttgtcaaagttccttttagaaaatcatttcacaagagatactgttgacaaaactcttttatTTAGAAATTTTAATGGCTCTAGTGTAGTTGTTCAGActttatgtaaatgatattatatttggctctacagatgagaaactttgtaaaaaagTTTTCCAACACTACAAGATTCAGGTcaaaagacatcggttataaaacaacgttaaaattttttaaaagcgatgtctttgcatgtgtagagaaaggtccAGAGTTTTAGACATCGTTTTACAACCGATTTTAAGATACACCTAGACAACAGTTCTAACTTAGGAACTGATTTCTTTTTCTAATATATTATGTGTTAACTCATGATCACGAGTTCAATAATAGTTTATCTTTTAATTTCTATCAATTTAATCATGTGACACacaaagaaaaaaagagaaagacAACGTTTATGAAAATTAGGACGTTGTAAATAAGTACTTTTGACATCGGTTATTTATTAACTAATGTAATTAAAAATATTAGACATAAGTTATGTAAGATTCTATTTAAGATCACTTTTGAActtttgttaaaaatatttttaacatcgGTCATCTTAAACTAAACTGATGTTTTGTTCATATGAGACATCAGTTATTTATATCTTTTGTATCTGTTGTTAGGTTTGATTGGTATATGAACCCTGTTCTTGCATACATATAAACCAAAATAAACAAAAACTGTATCACAATAGCCAATTCTATTTTCATCAACAAACATCTAATACCACCAGTTTTTTAACATCTATACCACCAGTTTTTTAACATCCAAACATCAAATATATTAGCCCCAATTTCCATCCAAACATCCAACAAATTACAAATATCTACATTATGACCATAATTACACATAATTGGCTTTTACCAAATTACAAACATCCATAATACAAACTTTATGTCCGCAATTAGTGCAAAGGATCCAACTTCATAATTAGCTTTAACTATACACGTGGATGATGGGAGTATGAAACTCAGTTCAGGATCAAGGGCCCATTTTAGTAATTCTTCACCGCAGAAAACTCCTGGATAAAGATTCTTACAGTTAAAAGATGGAATTAGAAATCCATCAAAAAGAAACAGGGAATAATTAATGAAGAACTTAAAATTCATCAAGTACATTCCTCGCAGTTATATCTAGAAAATTCTAAAATTGTTAACAAGTTAAAGAAGGTACAAATATCGATATGAGATAAGAAGTAGGAAATAAATATCTGGATTTTCAGGCTTTTCATTTCTTGTTCATGGATTATCTGTACCTGCTGATTCTAAAATACTGCTGACATAGAAGCAAATTCCATTGATTTCTCCAAATTGTTGAAAAACCATCAACCCTTCTCCCATCTGGTCGTAATATGTATCTTAGTCAACAACAAAATCTAGGATTGATAAACAAGCTATGATGGTACATTCAAGACTTTATATATAAACTTTGTTGCTATAGCTCTTAAAATTAAAAGTGAAATAGAACACACAAAGGTTTAGAAAGAAGATTACAATGACTGAGCAACTGTATCTTTTTTGAAACAAGTCCGGCAACTGAGCTTTGGGAAGATTTTCAAGGGTTCCAATGTAATCCTGTTAAAAGAATATGATAATCCTGTATGTTAGCTTATAATTAACTTGTACGTTTTAAATGTTGTGAGAGCATAGTATAGTGACAATTTATCACTGATAATAGGTAGAACCTGAATTGCAGTTGCCTCTTCAGATATATCAAAATCTTTCCCACGAAGTCGTTGT
This window contains:
- the LOC141671868 gene encoding uncharacterized protein LOC141671868 isoform X5 encodes the protein MKHICGFHEKQVVQLHMPLGEWWNANPADVIREASRTYGAPNVSDAYTIIGQSGSLLSLGVGFLIRFEEHGMPILTWRRAKIRNVKQFEATLQRLRGKDFDISEEATAIQDYIGTLENLPKAQLPDLFQKRYSCSVIMGEGLMVFQQFGEINGICFYVSSILESAGVFCGEELLKWALDPELSFILPSSTCIVKANYEVGSFALIADIKFVLWMFVIW